In a single window of the Hoyosella subflava DQS3-9A1 genome:
- the coaA gene encoding type I pantothenate kinase, whose translation MSEPSPYVALERDQWRALRKSQPMVLTENELRGLRGLGEQIDLAEVEEVYLPLSRLIHLQVAARQRLFAATATFLGEAHPDQQVPFVIGVAGSVAVGKSTTARVLQALLARWERHPRVDLVTTDGFLYPSRELNRLGIMHRKGFPESYDRRALLRFVTEVKSGNPEVSAPVYSHHLYDIVAGARHVVRQPDILIIEGLNVLQTGPTLMVSDLFDFSVYVDARIEDIEHWYVQRFLTLRKTAFADPRSHFHHYASLNDDQARIQAKEIWDTINRPNLVENILPTRPRATLVLRKDSSHRVNRIRLRKL comes from the coding sequence ATGAGCGAGCCCAGTCCGTATGTCGCGCTTGAGCGCGATCAGTGGCGCGCGCTGCGCAAGTCGCAGCCTATGGTGCTGACGGAGAATGAACTGCGTGGCCTGCGTGGCCTCGGCGAGCAAATCGACCTTGCCGAAGTCGAGGAGGTGTACTTGCCGCTTTCGCGGCTCATTCACCTTCAGGTGGCTGCCCGGCAGCGACTATTCGCCGCGACCGCGACATTTCTCGGCGAGGCACACCCCGATCAGCAGGTCCCGTTCGTCATCGGTGTCGCGGGCAGCGTGGCGGTAGGCAAGTCAACCACCGCTCGTGTACTGCAGGCGTTGCTCGCACGGTGGGAACGCCATCCGCGGGTGGATCTCGTCACCACAGATGGATTTCTGTATCCGTCCCGCGAACTCAACCGTCTTGGCATCATGCACCGCAAGGGATTTCCCGAAAGCTATGACCGGCGTGCGCTGTTGCGCTTCGTTACTGAGGTGAAGTCGGGAAATCCGGAGGTATCCGCACCGGTGTATTCCCACCACTTGTATGACATCGTCGCGGGCGCGCGGCACGTGGTGCGTCAGCCTGACATTCTGATCATCGAGGGTCTCAACGTGTTACAGACGGGACCGACGTTGATGGTGTCGGATCTCTTCGACTTCTCGGTCTACGTGGACGCTCGGATCGAGGACATCGAACACTGGTACGTCCAGCGGTTCCTGACGCTTCGTAAGACCGCGTTCGCTGATCCGCGGTCACACTTCCACCACTACGCGAGCCTCAACGATGACCAGGCTCGAATTCAGGCAAAAGAAATCTGGGACACGATCAACAGGCCCAACCTCGTAGAGAACATCCTTCCGACCCGTCCGCGCGCGACGCTGGTGCTGCGCAAGGACAGCAGCCACCGCGTTAACCGGATCCGGCTGCGGAAGCTCTAA